TAAAAATTAGTTAACAAAACAAGTTggtattaaggcagtagtctgctttacaggcttcagaaaatcgatttttttttttaatctcttccaagaatatgtctttaaaattccagaggccaattcaaCATATTATCGAAGctaaagcagttttagtggccgagcgttgAGCAGgtgcgcgttttctcgagttttcatttttacaagtgttagaaaacggtgccggtccgatcgaaaaaaccaaAGGGATCTAGCTTCAGtcttaaattatcttctatttgaactaaaaaagttggacaaaagtattatttaaactacttgttttgcaacttaaagtaattttttttttcttaaaaaagtgattttttttttcaaacttcgaaaaaatttggaattttataacttcttcggtattttttttagttcataaagaagaGAAActtataagaattaaaaaaaaaatttggttcaacTGTTTCAAATGCATCGCACGATTTACATCACCGGcatcgatttacaagtgcagactccaggcgctccagaaaaatacttacaactttgaaaaaatttcaatattttttaataataaaaattgttgtttaagccttaaatatagtacacgtcttaaaattccgtttaccgtaatcatttccttccctttcaaaaaaaaaaaattgctaaaaaaacgtttttttcggattctaaagcagactactgcctttaGATACTTATTGTTTGAAAAtctgattttctttaaaaaaattgggaTTTGACTTCCTTTCCAACTATACATGGATCTGACATATATTTGTAAAGCAGGAGAGactaaaaccaaatattttgatGAGGGCCAATAGTTTTCAtttgttataatataattataattataacatTTAGAGGTTTTCGTTAGACGGATGAAGTTTCCTATCTCAAGGCCTTTGTATTTAAAGAATTATCTTTTTTATTgcgaatttagttttaaataatcTCGCAACTGTACTGATTACTTTATAAAGGGGGCGACCAACACCAGAACATGCAAAACGATCGATTAGTTCATTAATTCTATAGACTTCACTTCaagaataattataataatatatactagttctaaaattattttatattttattattgtaaaaaaatatgtttaattatgTACGCAGttcaaaaacatacaaatattgtaatacaccttattcaaaattatacaCAAATCAATTATCACTTTATTCCATTTTCACTGCAAACAATCTTAACAGATGCTACCTCAACCCAAACCTCAACCGTCAAAAATGCCAACTACTTTCGATTACTTAAATCTCAAGCCACTAATGCCTTTCTATACTATGTTGTTGTTAGTAAGCAAGAAAGTAAGTTAAGCAATACGagttgtaataataaaattccactcaaccaaaaaatatacaaaacgcAAAAGAACTTTTGCTTACCAGAAGTCACCGATTTGCGCAAAGGCAAGTCTCGAAATGTTGTAACGCTGCTGCTTTCGACTGAGAGATCGACCGAGGGTAGTGGTGGCGTTGGCGTATCCGAATTTGAACGTTCATGTATGGCCCGAACGGGTACCATATTGCCTGTGTGTGAATTGCAAATTTGTTAGCATAAAAAGTAAAAGGAGAAAAAAGATCCCAGCTTTCACACTCACCTGCTGGCATTGAATTGCTGCCCGAGGCCAGACGTCTATGCGAACACGGACTTGGCGTGGTGGAAGTGGCCGTAGCGGCAGTTAAAGGCATACCCGCCGGTGTGGTGCTGTACGCATGCGCAAGTATATGATGCGGTGTATTAACCAgtagcggtggtggtggtggtggcatgCCCGAATGACGCGCTGTAAACGGTTGATGTGGACGCACTTTCGTCGGATCAGATAGCGCTAGTATTTTTTTGACGGCTTGAGGTGAGGCGATGCCAAATTTTGAGTTGTTATTGTGCGCCAAATTGCGGCGATTATGATGATCACTGGTTGACGATGTTGAGCTGGTAGTGGAGAGTGTTGGCGATGAAGGATGACGTTTGCGCAGGGACAATGATGAGTTTGGCGCCGATGAGGATGACGTGTGCGAATAGATGCTCAACTGATCACCGCTGCGTATCGATGAGTTGCCAGTGCCATCTCGACCCAAACCGCTTTCACCGCGTGTACTGCTATTGCTACCACCATGCGTCTGTGAGTTGGATGCCGGTTCGCATTCGAGCGAAAATTTGTGCAGTGCATCTTCGTCACTGATGATCTTCAAATTATTCAGGTATGCCTTGACGCGACGCACCATTTGTGCCTCTTCGAACATTTTCTTTGGATTTGGTGCCGCTGTGGATTTTTTGCGACGCTTTATAGTCGACTGGCCAGCATTTGCGGCGATAACGGTACTGTGGGTGCCACCAGCATTTTGCGAAGTGGACAGCTGATTGAGCGAGAAGAGCGCATTCGAGGGCGATTGACCTTTAAGTTCCAGTATGGCGAGCAGATCGTACGGTGATGAGCACATATGCGTCAGCAGACGCACCTCTTTGGCGAGCATACGCAGCTTTTCAAAGTTGATTAGACCTTCTATGCGCGTGTCATTGCCAAGATGTATGAAGGTGAGATCCTTCTTCACAATCGGATAGAACGGTATGATGGGATGTTGGTTGAACAGTTCTAAAGAGACCAATTGACGATATTTCGACATATTGCGTGAGGGGTCCATGAGATCCTGCAAGTCGGAGAAGACCCGTTGATATTTAGAAGGCAGTTTTTCCCAGGTAAGACGCAGTCGCGACACAGCCGCATGTCCGAGACCAGATATAATGGCGAACATAGAATTAAAATTGCGGCACTCTTTGCAGTGGCGGGCGATTTTTATGAATTGTTTCACAATCTTCATGCGTCGCACAATATTATGTTCACTGCAGATCTCTGTGACAACCCAAAACATTTCACGATTGACGAGTTCGGCGAATTTTGTTAACATTGGCACGCCATATTTCGTCTTCAGATTGAACAGATCATCGATATACTCAGTCGACTCGATTTGCCGGAAGATGGCGAAGTCTTGCAGTGTCAATTGTATGGCCAATTCATAGGCGTTCAATTGCAGAAAATGTACACTCGACTCACGCACCAACTCGAGTGCCAATTCGTCGGGCACCAGTGTCTCGGTACTgccatttgttttcaaatagtaACGCGCGGCAAAACCTATACGCTCGGCTAGGTTCTGCAGTTGATCGGGCAAGCGACGTTGTTTCACCATGCCACCTTCACCGACGCTCACCTCACACAACGAATAATTCGAGCTGGGATCGTGTATGCCAAACTCTTGCAGCGCCAACATAACAACTTCGTGCGCCGTCGTCTCCTTATTGATGAGCAAATACTTGCATGACTGATCGGCCTTGAAGACTTTCAACACATGCTCGGGGTAATCAGGCAGCATAGCGGAGCTGGTGGTCGAAACGGCTGAGGGACGATGCATAGAGGCAGTCAGATAGTTGGGTGTTGGCGCAGGCGCCGTAGCAGTGCTAGTTGTTAAAGAAGTAGAGTCTTCATAGAGCAATGATGAACTCAAATCCGGATTGGATTGCGATTGGTAGAGACGATTACCGCCGCCAACACCACCGCATGTAGATGAGGAACTGGATGAGGAAGTTGTCAATTTGCCGGCTTTTTGTGACATCGTTTCCGTGGGTGTAGCTATATCGACAGAATCATTCAAACCTGCGCCACCGATACTCTTGTGCTGCAACAAATTCATTTTAGCCAACGCTTTTTGTATGCGTCGCCTCGGTGCCAACGTCATAAAACCGCCACCTTTGGAACCACCCTCATTGCAATTGCCCTGCGTGTCCTTGCGCGCGGATGCATTGCTGACGCTCTGCAGGAGATTCGACATAAAATTACTGGCCATATTGCCACCGCCGCTGCTCGGTTGTTGCGGCATTATTGGTGGTGGCGTCGCTGGCGGACAACAGTCCGTTTGGTCTGTGGGCAATAGCATATCAACTGAGCTGAGTCGCAACATATGCGAACGATTTGTGGTGGTCATATCATCCAACATGCAACGTCCATGTAACTTGGCAATGTCGTTGGCGCATATACGACGTGGACTACGCAGTGATTTGCTGCCTAACGAGCCGCCGCTGCTACCGCTACCACTTCCGATGGGTGTGCCAGCGCCATTGCTGCCACCGCTGCTACCATTGCCACCTTGTTCAATGGCCAACATCATTTCTTTGAAGCCCAGCAGATTGCTTTTCACCGTTATGCTCAGATGTGTGCTACCCATTAGTATTTCCATTGCACGTTTACTCGTCACATGTTCGAACGACTGACCGTTTACCTCGTGTATTTGATCGCCACGTTTTAGTCCGACATCTTGTGACTTCGAACCGGGCACTACATGCGCTATGTATATGCCACAACCGCCACCGCCTGTGGCCGCCGTAATGCCGCGCATCTCATAACCGccgattatattgaaatttaacgGTTCATCACGTGACGAACGCGTCAGTGTACAACTACGCATGCGCGCTTTGGCCGCACACGCTATGTGCAGCAAACGCAATTGACTCAACAGTCGCGTATGCTCCAAACCAGCCTCGAATACCTCCAGGAACTCCATCATTTCATGATCAGCCTCAAAATCGGTAAAATGATTGTTCACCCACAGCAGCACAACGCGTGTCACACGATCGCGTATCTCTTGCGGCGACGCGCTGCTACCTTTGGGCGGTTCGGCATCACACTCGAACCAGGCAAGCAACTTTTGCGTTACCTCTTGTGGATTTTTGATGAAAATGCGTTGTGTGAGCAGAAAATCCTCCACATATGTGGGATCAGTCATCGAATTCTCCTCCACCAACTGTTGCAGCAAACGTTCGGGTGAGCCACGTATCACTACATGGCCACGCTTCATGCCCGCCGCACTTGCGGCGCTCGCATTACTACTAGCCGTACCGTTTTCATTGCTGCCGATTTGACGCAACTCGGTGACCATCACAATGCGTCCATCCTCATCTTCATGCCGACGCGTATTCTCCTCACCCTGATGCTGTATGCGATAGTAATCGGTTTGTGTGATGCAAACAAACTGACAATCGTCACATTTGGTGCGCATTACGCCACGATGATACAATTTATCCATAGTTGGTAGTATGCCAAAGGAATCACCCATTTGCAGCTCTTCACGCGTGCCATTCGCATGCTCAATCTCCACGGCGCCATTAATAAGCACCGACCATGAATCGAGCTCTTCGCCATCTGACATCACCACTGTGCCGGCTTTGTCTACCACAGCAAACACCATGACAGCGCAGAGCGCGCGGCGCACCGCCAATGTAATATTGGTGAAGGCCTTCAAGCCTTGTGTGAATTCGAGCAGTATTTCGACATCTTCCTCTGTGCGTTCGGAGGGATCTTTCTCCAGGCAATCACGCACTGCATCGCGCACATTTAAACTCTGtacatgaaattgaaaatattagctTATACAGTTATTTGATGGGAACACATGCAACTTACATCCATGCTCTCCGCCAAATCCTCCTCATCGGAATCCACCACCGACTCCACCAAACCGGACAGATCAATTTCCTCCGCGTCCATTGAGGAGCCGTACACGGACGCCATTGTATCGCTGCCACTGTACGCTGAGCTTGTGTCACTCGAATGTGAACCGCGATTGCATTTTTGTTGCAACTCTGGTCGCGTGGGTGGATACTGTgacacatataataaaatatagtttaatgattttagattttttttattcacaatAAAACTACTTACATGTTGTCTAATATGATGATGATATGGCTCCATTAGttgccaacaacaatattacGCTAGCTGTTTAATATTGTCgcaaacttggcacacttgcgGTGCcaacaatgtaaatatttactgtttttggtttttctttctAAAATTTATGCGTTTTCTAATGCAGTTAAATTAAGGTGattatgttgctgttgttgttcttggccACGTTGATAACGCGTATACATTAAAATTGTGTCTGATATGTATTTCACTTAAACACACCTACGGTGGCTTGAAAAAATAGCTACACAGCGCTTTTGTCGCACTTTTTTTACGCttgattatttgtatatttgtacatatgtttcaATGTATGTTGCAGTTAGTATGCAGTTGACTACGACTGCTGTTGAGACTCGCGACTTTCTTCAGCAGTTCTTGCACTTCACATATGTATgatgtatgtatttcttattAAGCTGCCGcctcagctgctgctgctgctgttacgGCCATCATTGTCAGTTTTAATTTCCACTTATAGtcgtaatttttgttgttattgttgttagtttatattgtttactttctagGGCGGCATTCAGCAGTCAGTCAGCAATGCATCTGACCGTCGACTGTTTATTTGAAGCACTGCGAAAAATACGAATTAAATTGCTTTCAattaataaacacacatacaaattaacaaataatacaGATATTCAACACATTAATTTGGTAAATAGCTAGATATAATATGATTATTGTATAATACACTTATTTAGGCGCATGATACAGACAGCGCCGACAAATTGCAATGCATAATTTACAATACCACCGATTGAGGAAGAGTGCGTTAGTGATGAGCAATATCATAATAGCGCTTAAATAAAGCAATATTGTGTGTGCCCACTTGTGGCTGTGCAGCCGTAACAGTACCACCCACACTGGAGCTTAcggtacatacgtacatactttACTTGCGTGCCAAAGTGAGTATGTCTAGCTACTGCTGCGGTATCCAATGTGCATCACTCGCTTAACATATCCCTCTacacccaaacacacacacacatacagctaCAGATTTGTCAGACCCTATATTGCTTTTTTGTCTGGTGCCACTTGACTGCCTGCAGAGTGATGCTATGCAGTGTACACGTTTACCACCTCCTCTCGCCTATATCGGGAGCGTCAACATTGATTTGCATTTTCCCCGTTTTATCACAAAAGCAACATTCTTGTAATAccaaatagcaaaaatatacatacatacatataggtacttatatttatatagcgcgccatatatgtatgtaaagtacaatatatactatattacaTAGTGTATGTACTTCGCTTGTCGCGCAGTTGACTGGAGCATAAGATCACAGGAAGCACAGCGCGCCAAGTGTGTATTGTTGTCGGTCAGTGACAATTAGGGCATAGCAAAATACcggacaataacaacaactttgcGAATTGTGAAGTTTTAAAAATGCTTCTCAGAGACATTTAGATTGAATATTAAATCAAAGACACTAcggtgctgttgttgtaatgtcaTTCGGTACTTTGTCTCATCATCAAAGTTATCTACGAAACAGGTTGTTAGATCCAAAGAAGCGACAAGAACAAGAAGAAATCTAGtttaatacaaaatacagaATACAATTCTGATAGGATTTTGCGAGTTATTCGAATATTTAATCTGTTATTGAAGTTGTCGATGGACCCTATGTCAATTATATTAACTGCCTTTCAGTCGTTGTCATAAATTTATCTtgttttgtggttgttgttgtagttgcataTATCATTACCGGTATTATTTTGAGGAATGACGTTGTACATAGGGTGGAAAATCTTCAGTAAACTTTAAAAAGTCCCTTTTGAATATCAAAGGAGGCAGTTCTGCTTCAGAGgatcaaaaaaatgtatactattatattttttaatatgttaagGGTTTTTCAATGAGAGcacttcaatgaaattttttatttctgtggAAGTACATTTGACACCATtgtgtatggaactcgatttcttttgcatggccaccatggGCACGCTGGCAGAAGACCAGAcgttgaacccaattttcgacggttttcaagcataaatcgacaGATACTGCTGGAATTTCACGTTCGTTATTCGTACCAAATTCAAAAATCGTCGCTGACTTGTTGGCATAgatcatagacttgacgtagtcccacgggaaatagtctaacggcgtcaaattgcACACCCctggcggccaattgactgggccatttcgtgcgataacacgttcaccaaacttggttttcaataaatcgattgtgataatcgctgtgtgacttgtggcaccgtcctgttggaaccacatattctcCAAGTCTATATCATCTAAtttgggccaaaaatattcggttatcattgagcggtagcgattcccattcacagtaacgtgccacACTTGATCATCACGGCAGAATTACGGCGCAATGACGTTGAGCCCAATTCATGAACATACGAACTGGATGGTCAAGCGACTTCAGTTCTTGTGTCAATTTGATCTTTTAAGGTTGAAGGCCAAgattttttcgcaaaattcgccacaacgacgtcacagagatgctcaacgcttgagaacgacgtgtgagagactgatctttgcattcaaatttttccactaaacGCCTAATTGCTGGTCTGACAGAACGATTATGACAacaataaattggacgtagcgcccttaaagttgaggccactgactccgaatttcggtagtaaattttaatgtatTCAACTCGTTATAAGATCGTATCGTCATCGTAGaaagatgaaatggcaaaccttattgaagagaaatgtcaaaatagtgggaaaaatatggcgtcgtttgcagaccctatcggtctacttttctagcgtcccttttgaaaaaccctttataataaacaataacaaaatatattctaaCGAAAAATCGTAATTAGGACGAAACCGTTGTTACATTGTATAGAACAATTTTCCTAAATATGAGACATGCTGCTGAGTTGGCAGTTCTGCCGGTCAGACTGTTCCAGTACCTTTAAGTGTGTTGCTGGATGAAGGACCGACAATTCAGCCGCATTTTCAAATCACGGTGACAATATTCagagtatattaaatattaaaaatattatatttttattaatttttaatgcttcAAATTTATAGGGACAAAAGTAAAAATCTCTGCCtcaattttgttgtatattttgcaatacatatttgtaatttataatatttaaaacttgaTATTAATGATATTGtacattttgttaattataatttaatttttttacttaataaatttgaaaaaaaaaataaaaataaatactttaaatgtGTCATTAACTTGTCCACACattcaaaataataacagtCAACAGCACGTGATTTATTTAACTGCAATTTACGTAACAGGTTTGCGTGATTCGCCTCGAATGAGAATACATAAGATATTGTGTAAAGTAGTAATTATTGCCTATTAATTACCTATAATTGTtgttatgtatttgtattgataattataataataataatatgtgggAAATTCAATTTAGCAATAATTCATAAGAAATGCAAACTTTGATAAGgcaaatatgcatatgtgcaaataaaatattttaaaaaggagTGACAAACCATTGGagaaatattcaaatgattataaaatatataatactatttttatactacATTGTTGCGGTTTTGCGGTTTCAGTAACTGTTCTAATGATTTAGGTGAAATTCTTTGCAAGCTGATATTTCACTGAGCTAAATTTGAATAATAGTACGCAAGAAGCGTGCTTCATATATGTAGATGATGACaagtgaaaaatagaaaaattataaatagatatataaatattttgcagtaATGCGTTAAGGAGTGAAGTTTAAATAAAACTCTGATATACAAAGGttgattgatttaaaaaaaaaaaaataaaatgttttgctTCTTATagaattgtgaaaaattgtaCCTCTGAGcgatgtatttattatattataatatttaattatgaataaagTTACTAAGCGAAATTATGATTTAATGctttaataaataaagattCTGCAATAGACTTGTTGAAAATGTTCCGAGTTAGAGGGACTTCCGAGTTCCGGaaggtaatttatatgaaatttgacttctattgtcaattcaagagctcgagttgtggaagttcaactgtaattaaaTATCTTTTCTTTCTCTCTTCGCTGAAACTAAGATATTGACGTCAGAGAAAGAGTCAGGAATCTATACGAATGTGGAAAATTGAATTTACcttaatttgaaaacaataaagattttttttgtaacatttcCGGCTAAATTTAAGTGGACGCTAAATATGGCGCAATATACAAGCTTCAATAATAAAATGGGTTacacaatttatataataatttggtATAATCTGTACTTTGTTAAACAGTAAATGGATGTCTTAAAATCACTATTTAACCTTCATTGTCACAACGAAAACGAAACGCCCATTCAGACATTTATCAtagagtatataatatatacattacgtATATACCTAAATAGCaacaaaacttttgaaattttaagcatatcacatgaaaaaatatgtaataagacCATACAACAGCGCAACTCttcgttgtttatttattatgacATACGAGTGGGCGCTAATAAGCTCGACTTTGTGTATTTGGGCAGGCAGTGCCAAATAAAAATTGCGAACAACAGACATTTAGACAGCTTTCTTTCTttccttttgaattttttaagcaCAACGACTAAATTGCGATACACAAATTATatgatacacatacatatgtatgtctacgagtatatatatataagtataacttATAGATGTTAAAAACGGTCATTGTACATTGACTGACACCAGCTTCAACTTTGAGCACTTTATAGCTTATTAGATAGCTTGTGCAATACtattttatacacacacatatacatatactcgatTGTACACTTGTAAGCACATACTTCGGTTATCTACATGTGCATGTTGTACTTAAAGTAATCACTTTATATTACGCTAGTACTAACTAGTACAATATTATATCGGATCACATGTATCAGCACGCGAAAATTAACCGCTCGCGCTTGTATTCAATCGGATTCTTTGTACAACTGAGTTTTATACAACATTGACAGACTGACAAGCAAGGCTCTTTAGTCAGACATGTATGGAAAATATAGGGGgagataaaatatgaaattgaaaaaaaaaaaaaaaattacaaatacaaatacaaataaaaaaatctgtttagaaatattcatatactcataaaaaatgtatgtatatgtaggtaatatatgtataaaatgtgtgacatttgtaaatatatagttCAACATGCCAGCAATatgcaaacaatttaaatattcagTTTCCTTGTTTTTCTCCACTGATAACGCACAATCACTGATTGGGTGTCGCAGTAAAACATGACTTGTTTTTTTAGCGTGATGAGCTTAAATATTCTGCATAACACATTGTcgtatatttactttttaaatatgtatgtataagtattcaTGTTTGTAGGGACCCTCTTTAATTAAGGTAATTCATTATACAacatattacacatttttatttccgAGAATATGTGGATTTATAATGGAAATATTGCAGTTAAAATTATGTAGGGCGTAATGACGACATTTCgcaaaacaaaatcaacattactcaagtatgagaaattaatttttcaaatattttaaaagcaaactcAGAATATcggtcgctgttgttgtttttaaaccCCTAAACTGAgtcaccataatccataaaaaaacttcgagttagagaataaatttttcaaaattgtgtaaaatatagattttttttacacagttttcattatttactttgcataacgttttatttaaatacgttaaaacatgtcttctttaattttatttgtggcaGTTTCCTATTGTTTGGCACTTGACTTCTGGATctgatttatgcaatctataagtattatatcatatttgttCTTCACTTTCATAAGGTATGGAAAccccttttaaaattctgcatctgatagtacaattttaaatcttGTTTTATGTCCCttttcgaaaagttcgatttatggaacgaatttgtatgaaatttgacttctattgccaattcaagagttcgagttatggagaaattcgagttatggaaggaaatttgtatgaaattttatttctaaacgcttttgccaattcaaaagttcgtgttatggaagttccactgtatataatatacCAATTGAAATGATATGTACTATGAGCGAAATGTATTCAAGTAGtttcaagaaatataaaaaatataatgtaattTGGAATCAAAATTGAAAGCTAGAACTTTATATTATTCAATTGATACATTTATCACATATAcatcttttatattttcataagacTTTTATTAATGCCCGTCAAAGCATTAACAAGAATTTGTTACTCCAAGTGCAGTTATTGAAAACTAATTtcaaagcacacatacatatgtatgtacacacatacttaattgttaaaaaaaaaatctttctcTCCGCTTTTGCTTATACACATTGTGCATTATTATCAACATATTCCAAGGCATTCCACTTGACTTGCCGCCCAAATAGGCAAATAGCTTACCAAACTCACAACTACTGCATATAGACAAGTGTAAAGCAGCGgagaaaattacaaataaaatcactatattttttcaagtttagCCTGTTCGTTTGATGTGGTACCCTCCACTAAGTTGTACCAGTTGAACGCTCTCTGCGCGCAGTGTGACTGACTGCATGCAGCACCATATAAGCAATATGAACAAGTGGTACCAGCGTGGTGGCAATGACAACAGTAGGACGTCCAGTGTGCACCTGATGTGTATAGGCAACATGAAAGGGGTGGTGGTAGTGTTAATTATAGTCAGATTATCTATACATATGCGAGGCGGCTATGGTACGAGTAACAACCAGCTACGTCATAAGCTGACAATCACTAATGTACtttccatttttttgcattGTTAGTTATATTAAGTGGTtcgttttatttcttatttatcaaaaaaatgttGACAATTTCTTGCTGGTTTAATTGTATTTTGCCATACGGGGTTTTTCTTATTGGTCATTGATTGCATACTTTGCTTGAATTTGCTAtggtttgtttttaatataaaatttaaatgtcctGTGTgagtttatttagtttttgcgttattatttatatacaagtcTTTGATCAACAAACTCACTGTCACTTTCATTTTCTCAAAGCAAATCAAGCTTCATAACATTACGCGTTTGCCTATTTTCTATTATGAGAAATATACAGTTTATAAAatgtagttttaattttatattaatcacaaaaattaataatatcagcattaaacttgaatttttattatgattttataaaaaaaatctaatgcACTCTAATTCAGAgttgtcatttatttattttttttaaagcaaagaaaaaattaattttacatttccacATCTTATTTAAAAACATACTAACATTTAACcaaattgtattatttgtattatCATGTATATCATTTAATAGCATAATAACATTAATCACCAGtaaa
This portion of the Zeugodacus cucurbitae isolate PBARC_wt_2022May chromosome 3, idZeuCucr1.2, whole genome shotgun sequence genome encodes:
- the LOC105208473 gene encoding rap guanine nucleotide exchange factor 2 isoform X4 produces the protein MEPYHHHIRQHYPPTRPELQQKCNRGSHSSDTSSAYSGSDTMASVYGSSMDAEEIDLSGLVESVVDSDEEDLAESMDSLNVRDAVRDCLEKDPSERTEEDVEILLEFTQGLKAFTNITLAVRRALCAVMVFAVVDKAGTVVMSDGEELDSWSVLINGAVEIEHANGTREELQMGDSFGILPTMDKLYHRGVMRTKCDDCQFVCITQTDYYRIQHQGEENTRRHEDEDGRIVMVTELRQIGSNENGTASSNASAASAAGMKRGHVVIRGSPERLLQQLVEENSMTDPTYVEDFLLTQRIFIKNPQEVTQKLLAWFECDAEPPKGSSASPQEIRDRVTRVVLLWVNNHFTDFEADHEMMEFLEVFEAGLEHTRLLSQLRLLHIACAAKARMRSCTLTRSSRDEPLNFNIIGGYEMRGITAATGGGGCGIYIAHVVPGSKSQDVGLKRGDQIHEVNGQSFEHVTSKRAMEILMGSTHLSITVKSNLLGFKEMMLAIEQGGNGSSGGSNGAGTPIGSGSGSSGGSLGSKSLRSPRRICANDIAKLHGRCMLDDMTTTNRSHMLRLSSVDMLLPTDQTDCCPPATPPPIMPQQPSSGGGNMASNFMSNLLQSVSNASARKDTQGNCNEGGSKGGGFMTLAPRRRIQKALAKMNLLQHKSIGGAGLNDSVDIATPTETMSQKAGKLTTSSSSSSSTCGGVGGGNRLYQSQSNPDLSSSLLYEDSTSLTTSTATAPAPTPNYLTASMHRPSAVSTTSSAMLPDYPEHVLKVFKADQSCKYLLINKETTAHEVVMLALQEFGIHDPSSNYSLCEVSVGEGGMVKQRRLPDQLQNLAERIGFAARYYLKTNGSTETLVPDELALELVRESSVHFLQLNAYELAIQLTLQDFAIFRQIESTEYIDDLFNLKTKYGVPMLTKFAELVNREMFWVVTEICSEHNIVRRMKIVKQFIKIARHCKECRNFNSMFAIISGLGHAAVSRLRLTWEKLPSKYQRVFSDLQDLMDPSRNMSKYRQLVSLELFNQHPIIPFYPIVKKDLTFIHLGNDTRIEGLINFEKLRMLAKEVRLLTHMCSSPYDLLAILELKGQSPSNALFSLNQLSTSQNAGGTHSTVIAANAGQSTIKRRKKSTAAPNPKKMFEEAQMVRRVKAYLNNLKIISDEDALHKFSLECEPASNSQTHGGSNSSTRGESGLGRDGTGNSSIRSGDQLSIYSHTSSSSAPNSSLSLRKRHPSSPTLSTTSSTSSTSDHHNRRNLAHNNNSKFGIASPQAVKKILALSDPTKVRPHQPFTARHSGMPPPPPPLLVNTPHHILAHAYSTTPAGMPLTAATATSTTPSPCSHRRLASGSNSMPAGNMVPVRAIHERSNSDTPTPPLPSVDLSVESSSVTTFRDLPLRKSVTSVYNT